In Erigeron canadensis isolate Cc75 chromosome 6, C_canadensis_v1, whole genome shotgun sequence, the following are encoded in one genomic region:
- the LOC122604330 gene encoding FT-interacting protein 3-like: MQRPPPEEFALKETNPKIAGSGNYGDKLTSTYDLVEQMQYLYVRVVKAKDLPPKDVTGGCDPYVEVKLGNYKGVTRHFEKKSNPVWDHVFAFSQDRIQSSVVEIYVKDKNFVKDDFIGKIFFELQDVPKRVPPDSPLAPQWYKLEDKKGDNKLKHGEIMLAVWKGTQADECFPEAWHSDAATIREGVSNIRGKVYLSPKLWYVRVNVIECQDLLPSDINKPVESCVKVKLGGQSITTKISGVKTVNPIWNEDLVFVAAEPFEEALLLTVECNKEEVGKCLLPFHNVQRRWDNKAVQSRWHNLEKHAVIDGEKKETKFASRIHLRVCLDGGYHVLDESANYSSDLTPTAKQLKKSSIGILELGIISAKGLSPMKTKEGRATTDAYCVAKYGGKWVRTRTIIDNFSPCWNEQYTWEVHDPCTVITIGAFDNGHLHPSNKDSRIGKVRIRLSTLETERVYTHSYPLIALHPNGVKKMGEVQLAVRFSCTSYINMLYKYSLPILPKMHYVHPLSIHQTDMLRHHATQIVSSRLARAEPPLKKEVVEYMLDVGAHIWSIRKSKANFFRIVNVASGFVGLVKWLDMICHWKNPLTTLLIHVLFVILILTPELILPTVFLYLFVVGIWRYRWKPRHPPHMDIKISYADAASPEELDEEFDTFPTSKGSALVRMRYDRLRSIGGKIQTVAGDLATQGERFHSLLSWRDPRASALFVTFCLIAAIVLYVTPFQVVALLIVFYYLRHPRFRTKLPSMPANFFRRLPSGADLML, translated from the coding sequence ATGCAACGTCCACCGCCAGAAGAATTTGCACTAAAGGAAACTAACCCGAAAATCGCGGGATCAGGCAACTATGGCGATAAACTTACAAGCACCTACGACCTTGTTGAGCAAATGCAATATCTCTATGTTCGAGTAGTCAAAGCCAAAGATTTACCACCTAAAGATGTCACCGGAGGTTGTGATCCGTACGTTGAAGTCAAGCTAGGAAACTACAAAGGAGTCACACGACACTTTGAAAAGAAATCGAACCCGGTTTGGGATCATGTTTTTGCATTCTCACAAGATCGGATTCAGTCATCAGTGGTAGAAATTTatgttaaagataaaaatttcGTTAAGGATGATTTTAtaggaaaaatattttttgaacttcaagatgtTCCAAAAAGAGTCCCACCAGATAGTCCACTTGCACCTCAATGGTACAAGTTGGAAGATAAAAAGGGGGACAATAAGCTTAAACACGGCGAGATTATGCTCGCCGTGTGGAAAGGAACTCAAGCTGATGAGTGCTTCCCTGAAGCGTGGCATTCTGATGCTGCCACAATCAGAGAAGGCGTATCAAATATTAGGGGAAAAGTTTACTTGTCCCCGAAACTTTGGTATGTTCGAGTTAATGTGATCGAGTGTCAAGATTTGCTTCCTAGTGATATAAATAAGCCGGTGGAATCGTGTGTGAAGGTAAAGTTGGGGGGTCAATCGATAACGACTAAAATTTCTGGGGTGAAGACGGTGAACCCGATTTGGAATGAAGACTTGGTTTTCGTAGCAGCCGAGCCATTTGAAGAGGCATTACTGTTAACAGTTGAATGTAACAAAGAGGAGGTGGGCAAGTGTTTGTTGCCATTTCACAACGTGCAACGAAGGTGGGACAATAAAGCGGTTCAATCGCGATGGCACAACCTTGAGAAACATGCCGTGATTGATGGTGAAAAAAAAGAGACAAAGTTTGCTAGCCGAATTCATCTAAGAGTGTGTTTGGATGGAGGGTATCATGTTTTGGACGAGTCAGCAAACTATAGCAGTGATCTAACGCCAACGGCTAAGCAACTAAAGAAATCGAGCATTGGCATTTTGGAGTTGGGGATTATAAGCGCGAAAGGGTTGTCACCGATGAAAACAAAAGAGGGACGGGCAACAACGGATGCATATTGTGTTGCAAAATATGGAGGTAAATGGGTTCGGACACGGACCATTATTGATAACTTTTCGCCGTGTTGGAACGAGCAATATACATGGGAGGTTCATGATCCGTGTACTGTGATAACAATTGGTGCATTTGATAACGGGCATTTACATCCGTCGAATAAAGATTCGAGGATCGGGAAAGTGAGGATCCGGTTATCAACATTAGAGACAGAACGAGTGTATACACACTCGTACCCACTCATTGCTTTACACCCAAACGGTGTAAAGAAAATGGGCGAGGTACAATTGGCTGTGAGGTTTTCGTGCACATCGTACATCAACATGTTGTACAAATACTCACTGCCAATTTTGCCTAAAATGCATTATGTGCATCCATTGTCAATCCATCAAACCGATATGTTAAGGCACCATGCGACTCAAATAGTCTCGTCTAGGTTAGCCCGTGCCGAGCCCCCTTTGAAAAAAGAGGTGGTCGAATACATGTTGGACGTTGGTGCGCACATATGGAGCATACGAAAGAGCAAAGCGAATTTCTTTCGCATAGTAAACGTGGCTAGCGGCTTTGTAGGGTTGGTAAAATGGTTAGACATGATATGCCATTGGAAAAATCCGCTCACAACACTCTTaatacatgtactttttgtgATACTTATACTCACGCCAGAGCTGATCCTGCCTACGGTTTTCCTGTACCTCTTTGTCGTCGGGATATGGAGGTACAGATGGAAACCGAGGCACCCTCCTCATATggatataaaaatatcatacGCGGACGCGGCATCCCCTGAAGAGTTAGATGAGGAGTTTGACACATTTCCAACTTCTAAAGGGTCGGCTTTAGTTCGGATGAGATATGATCGTTTACGAAGTATCGGAGGCAAGATTCAAACCGTAGCGGGTGACTTGGCAACTCAAGGCGAAAGGTTCCACTCATTGTTGAGTTGGCGTGACCCAAGAGCGTCGGCATTGTTTGTGACATTTTGTTTGATCGCCGCAATCGTATTGTATGTGACACCATTTCAAGTGGTTGCTCTTCTTATCGTGTTTTACTATTTGAGACATCCGAGGTTTCGGACCAAACTACCTTCCATGCCTGCAAATTTCTTTCGAAGGCTGCCCTCTGGTGCAGATCTTATGTTGTAG
- the LOC122604331 gene encoding DNA topoisomerase 6 subunit B, with amino-acid sequence MDGGDSSEESPVQTKKGKSKAVQKPKASALKQKSPAEFFAENKNIAGFDNPGKSLYTTVRELVENALDSAESIAELPFVEVTIEEINRSKFNSMIGLIDRERIDEALYGDFETDKAREKRLAKEARFQEVQAKNVALGKKVKEPASSKAIKGRGDASFYRVTCKDNGRGMSHDDIPNMFGRVLSGTKYGLKQTRGKFGLGAKMALIWSKMSTGLPIEISSSMKSQSYTSFCRLDIDIHRNIPHIHLHEKRDDKEQWHGAEIQVVIEGNWTTYRSKILHYMRQMAVITPYAQFMFRFVSETSDKNVSISFARRTDVMPAAPLETKYHPSAVDLLLIKRLIGETSKQFLLQFLQSEFVNIGKLHAERLIGEMGPDFSPKTPVKSLTQQQIVRIHQLFRQAKFDDPSGDCLSPAGEYNLRLGIIKELHPDMVATYTASAQVFEGHPFIVEAGVSVGGKDVKQGLNIFRFANRIPLLFEQGADVVTRTAMKRINWNSYKINQTQDKIGVFVSIVSTKIPFKGTGKEYIGDDISEIANAVKSSLKQCCIQLKSKIVKKIQAREQQERKRNLSKYIGDATGAIYSILKEGSQLHANKKKRLEIKDEDAEFLQKVSSRVVTKEILSEKLAQHVEQVDYEMAMEYATQSGVREEPRENIYLQALEPQKKFIDFHTPVFVFRLFQ; translated from the exons ATGGACGGCGGCGATAGCAGTGAAGAAAGTCCGGTACAGACTAAAAAAGGCAAATCGAAAGCTGTCCAGAAACCTAAAGCCAGCGCTCTCAAACAAA AATCTCCGGCAGAGTTTTTTGCTGAGAATAAAAACATTGCTGGATTTGATAAT CCTGGGAAATCACTTTACACTACAGTGAGAGAGCTTGTTGAAAACGCGCTTGATTCTGCAGAGTCCATTGCAGAGCTTCCGTTTGTTGAAGTAACAAT TGAGGAGATTAATAGAAGCAAATTCAATTCTATGATTGGTCTGATTGACCGGGAGCGAATTGATGAGGCATTGTATGGTGATTTTGAGACCGACAAGGCTCGTGAG AAACGCCTTGCCAAAGAAGCTCGTTTTCAAGAAGTTCAGGCTAAAAATGTTGCCCTCGGGAAGAAAGTAAAAGAACCCGCTTCTTCTAAGGCCATTAAGGGTCGGGGTGATGCCTCATTTTACAGGGTCACTTGTAAG GATAATGGAAGAGGAATGTCCCATGATGATATCCCAAATATGTTTGGACGAG TTTTATCTGGAACAAAGTATGGATTGAAGCAAACACGTGGAAAGTTCGGACTTGGTGCAAAAATG GCATTAATTTGGTCAAAGATGAGTACAGGACTACCTATTGAGATTTCCTCATCGATGAAGAGTCAAAGCTACACTTCGTTCTGCAGGCTGGATATAGATATTCATCG GAACATTCCTCATATTCATTTGCATGAGAAGAGAGATGACAAGGAGCAATGGCACGGAGCTGAGATCCAAGTTGTAATTGAGGGAAACTGGACAACATATCGT TCTAAGATATTGCATTATATGCGTCAAATGGCTGTTATTACTCCATATGCCCAATTCATGTTTCGATTTGTATCAGAAACATCAGA TAAAAATGTCAGCATAAGCTTTGCGAGGAGAACAGATGTAATGCCTGCAGCTCCTCTTGAAACAAAATATCATCCATCAGCTGTGGATTTACTTCTAATCAAACGCCTCATTGGTGAAACTTCAAAGCAGTTCCTTTTGCAATTTCTTCAGAGTGAGTTTGTAAACATTGGGAAGTTGCATGCTGAACGATTGATTG GAGAAATGGGTCCAGATTTCAGCCCCAAAACACCAGTCAAGTCACTGACTCAGCAGCAAATTGTTCGCATCCATCAGTTGTTTCGGCAAGCCAAGTTTGATGATCCTAGTGGTGAT TGTCTTAGTCCTGCAGGGGAGTACAACCTCCGCTTGGGTATCATTAAGGAACTGCACCCAGACATGGTTGCAACTTATACTGCAAG TGCTCAGGTATTCGAAGGACACCCGTTCATTGTGGAAGCTGGAGTGAGCGTGGGTGGAAAAGATGTCAAGCAA ggtttaaataTCTTCCGGTTTGCTAATCGGATTCCGTTGCTGTTTGAGCAAGGTGCTGATGTTGTCACCAGAACTGCTATGAAGAGAATCAA TTGGAACAGTTACAAAATTAACCAGACACAAGACAAGATCGGTGTTTTTGTTAGCATTGTAAGCACCAAAATTCCTTTTAAAGGGACCGGAAAGGAATATATTGGAGATGACATAAGTGAGATTGCTAATGCCGTCAAG TCTTCCCTTAAACAGTGCTGCATTCAGCTAAAGTCAAAAATAGTGAAGAAAATTCAGGCCCGTGAGCAgcaagagagaaaaagaaatttaagcAA GTACATTGGTGATGCTACAGGTGCTATCTACTCAATATTGAAAGAGGGATCACAGCTGCATGCAAATAAGAAGAAACGCCTGGAGATCAAGGATGAAGATGCAGAATTtctgcagaaggtttccagtcGTGTAGTAACAAAAGAAATCCTGAGTGAAAAGCTTGCTCAGCATGTGGAGCAG GTGGACTACGAGATGGCAATGGAATATGCCACACAAAGCGGAGTTAGAGAAGAACCGAGAGAAAATATATACTTACAAGCTCTGGAGCCTCAAAAGAAGTTCATAGACTTCCATACTCCAGTCTTTGTCTTCAGGCTCTTCCAGTAG